The DNA sequence GCCGTATACACCGGTGATGCGGCCTCCATCCCGCTGGATTTTGCGCCAGGGGAGTTTGACACCATCATTTTCGCCGATGTCCTGGAACATCTGGTCAACCCCGGTGGACTCCTCGTGCGGTTGCGGCCCTATCTGGCCCCACATGGGGTCATTGTCACCAGCATTCCCAACGTGCGTTACTTCGGCATGCTCCACCATCTCGTCGAGGGCCACTGGACCTACGCCGACAGCGGCATCCTGGATCGCACCCATCTGCGTTTTTTTACCATTCGCGAAATGGTCAACATGTTGACGGCTGCCGGTTTTCGTCTGACTGACGTTTATGAAAATCTGAATCAACAATATTACGAACGGCAACCCACCTCCTATCCGGCAGAGTTTACCAACGCCCGCTTGCGCATCACCGGATTGAGCGACTTTGAGTTTCGGGATCTTTTCGTCTTTCAATACATTTTGGTTGCGGCCCTGCCATGACACACCCCTGAATGGAAACCTTATGGGGGCCGGCCCTGGTCTTGATGGCCGTCGTCATTCTGGTTGGCGCCATCGTGCAGGGGTCCGTCGGATTCGGTCATGCCCTGGTGTCGGCGCCCGTGGCCATGCTGGTGTTGCCGGAGTTGGTTCCCGGCCCCATCATCGTGGTCAGCCTCGGCGTCACGCTGGCCACCCTTGCCCGCGATCACAAGACGATGGGACGCCCCCAGGGGCTCCTCTGGATCCTGGTCGGGCTTTTTCCTGGCCTTGGTTTGGGGTCTCAGGCCCTGGTTCTGCTCTCCCTGCGGGAGACAGACCTTTTTTTTGGCGGCGCCGTCCTGGTGACCGCCGGGATCTCCTTTGCCGGATGGCGGGTGCGCATCCACCCCCTGACCCTTGTTCCGGCTGGCCTCCTGGCTGGTTTCATGTCCATCACCACAACGATGGGTGGACCTCCCCTGGCCATCGCCCTTCAGGAGCTTCCCGGACCTCAACTGCGTGGAACCCTGGCGTTCTCCTTCATCGTCAGCACACTGACCTCACTCTCCGTCCTGCACGCCATCCACAGATTCGGCAGCAAAGAACTCAGCGTGGGTCTGTCGCTGTTGCCCTTTGCTCTGTTGGGTGTCTTCCTGTCGGCCCCTTTGGCCCACTGGCTTGACCGGGGCCGAACCCGCACCGCAGTCCTGTTGCTTGCGGCAGCCGCCGGTCTGCTCGTCATCATCCGGCAACTCACCCCCACATGAGCCGCACGGCCCCTGTCGACAGGCTCGTCAGGGTCAACGGGAA is a window from the Magnetococcales bacterium genome containing:
- a CDS encoding class I SAM-dependent methyltransferase, with protein sequence MSEISGTDAAVGEYFLGDRPEVIQRVPEWAKSVLDVGCGAGLLGKKLKERGVSRVTGIELNPEAAQLATRHLDAVYTGDAASIPLDFAPGEFDTIIFADVLEHLVNPGGLLVRLRPYLAPHGVIVTSIPNVRYFGMLHHLVEGHWTYADSGILDRTHLRFFTIREMVNMLTAAGFRLTDVYENLNQQYYERQPTSYPAEFTNARLRITGLSDFEFRDLFVFQYILVAALP
- a CDS encoding sulfite exporter TauE/SafE family protein; its protein translation is METLWGPALVLMAVVILVGAIVQGSVGFGHALVSAPVAMLVLPELVPGPIIVVSLGVTLATLARDHKTMGRPQGLLWILVGLFPGLGLGSQALVLLSLRETDLFFGGAVLVTAGISFAGWRVRIHPLTLVPAGLLAGFMSITTTMGGPPLAIALQELPGPQLRGTLAFSFIVSTLTSLSVLHAIHRFGSKELSVGLSLLPFALLGVFLSAPLAHWLDRGRTRTAVLLLAAAAGLLVIIRQLTPT